A window of the Scleropages formosus chromosome 5, fSclFor1.1, whole genome shotgun sequence genome harbors these coding sequences:
- the LOC108935899 gene encoding SRSF protein kinase 2-like isoform X4, whose translation MSVNSEKSSSTERPDTQPKVPAAAPPPPPPPEPAAPPEPEEEILGSDDEEQEDPADYCKGGYHPVKIGDLFNGRYHVIRKLGWGHFSTVWLCWDIQGRRFVALKVVKSAQHYTETALDEIKLLRCVRESDPSDRNKDMVVQLIDDFKISGVNGTHVCMVFEVLGHHLLKWIIKSNYQGLPLPCVKSIIRQVLQGLDYLHSKCKIIHTDIKPENILMCVDDAFVRRMAVEATEWQRAGAPPPSGSAVSTAPQLKPVGKISKNKKKKLKKKQRRQAELLERRLLEIEALEREAERLRGGPCIATADSDEEDEDQDAEDEEAEEEGEEPIRRHTPLTNHTCAATEHQQQEEDPPSPSELGDEDTADGENLSVPTSGAGAEEEATGDEELGEDKQEEDTKKSPEAAELFLEKENPKKEDIKEEEEEEEEEEEDIEKNHREEEEDNDDDDDDDDDEEDGEEGGEDSLNPKANGHIVMGAEDLQVSGDAVCPLVESELSITDRDASVSSSYELLNGDVPGMTNGARHRGTAPRYPELPLDPLPSGQPPQQSPPADRSRTVSSSSTGDAPKGKARAVDLLVNPLDPCNADILRVKIADLGNACWVHKHFTEDIQTRQYRSIEVLIGAGYSTPADIWSTACMAFELATGDYLFEPHSGEDYSRDEDHIAHIIELLGCIPRHFALSGKYSREFFNRRGELRHITKLKPWSLFDVLVEKYGWTHEDAGHFTHFLLPMLEMVPEKRASASECLMHPWLNS comes from the exons GCCCGACACCCAGCCAAAGGTCCCGGCGGcggcccctcccccaccaccccccccagagCCCGCTGCCCCCCCAGAACCAGAGGAGGAGATTCTGGGCTCTGATGATGAAGAGCAGGAGGATCCTGCTGACTACTGCAAAG GGGGTTACCACCCGGTTAAGATCGGGGACCTGTTCAACGGGCGCTACCATGTGATCCGCAAGCTGGGCTGGGGCCACTTCTCTACCGTGTGGCTCTGCTGGGACATCCA gGGGAGGCGTTTTGTGGCCTTGAAGGTGGTGAAGAGCGCTCAGCACTACACAGAGACGGCGCTGGACGAGATCAAGCTCTTGCGATGT GTACGGGAGAGTGACCCTAGTGACCGCAACAAGGACATGGTGGTCCAACTAATAGACGATTTCAAGATCTCAGGAGTTAATGGGACCC ATGTGTGCATGGTGTTTGAGGTTCTGGGCCACCACCTGCTCAAGTGGATTATCAAGTCCAACTACCAGGGCCTGCCGCTGCCGTGTGTGAAAAGTATTATCCGACAG GTCCTGCAGGGCCTGGACTACCTACACAGCAAGTGTAAGATCATCCACACAGACATCAAGCCGGAGAACATCCTTATGTGCGTGGATGATGCCTTTGTTCGGAGGATGGCTGTGGAAGCCACGGAGTGGCAAAGGGCTGGGGCACCTCCCCCATCTGGGTCTGCAG TGAGCACAGCTCCTCAGCTGAAGCCG GTTGGGAAAATCTCcaagaacaaaaagaagaagctgaagaagaaacagAGGCGGCAGGCGGAGCTGCTAGAGCGGCGTCTGCTGGAGATCGAAGCCCTGGAACGTGAAGCTGAGCGCCTGAGGGGGGGCCCATGCATCGCTACCGCTGACAgtgatgaggaggatgaggaccaggATGCTGAGGAtgaagaggcagaggaggaaggagaggaaccAATACGGAGGCATACACCACTCACCAACCACACCT GTGCGGCTACAGAGCACCAACAGCAAGAGGAGGACCCCCCCAGCCCATCGGAGCTGGGGGATGAAGACACAGCAGATGGGGAGAACCTTTCTGTGCCTACCAGTGGAGCTGGAGCAGAGGAAGAAGCAACAGGCGATGAAGAGTTAGGTGAAGACAAACAGGAGGAAGACACAAAGAAGAGTCCAGAAGCCGCTGAGCTGTTTCTGGAGAAAGAAAACCCAAAAAAGGAGGATataaaggaagaggaggaggaggaggaggaggaggaggaggatatagaaaaaaaccacagggaggaagaagaggacaatgatgacgatgatgacgatgatgatgacgagGAAGATGGTGAGGAAGGTGGGGAAGACTCCTTGAACCCAAAAGCAAATGGGCACATAGTGATGGGAGCAGAGGACCTGCAGGTGAGCGGAGATGCAGTCTGCCCCCTGGTGGAGTCAGAGCTCAGCATCACTGACCGAGACGCCTCCGTCAGTTCCTCTTATGAGCTCTTGAACGGCGATGTCCCAGGAATGACCAACGGAGCGCGGCACAGAGGAACTGCCCCTCGATACCCCGAGCTGCCCCTGGACCCTCTGCCAAGTGGGCAACCCCCTCAGCAGAGCCCTCCCGCAGACCGCAGCCGCACTGTGTCCTCATCCAGCACTGGAGATGCCCCCAAAG GGAAGGCCCGAGCAGTGGACCTGCTGGTGAACCCCCTGGACCCCTGCAATGCCGACATCCTGAGGGTGAAGATTGCGGATTTGGGCAACGCCTGCTGGGTG cacaagcacTTCACAGAGGACATCCAGACTCGGCAGTACCGCTCCATCGAGGTGCTCATCGGGGCAGGCTACAGCACCCCGGCCGACATCTGGAGCACTGCCTGCATG GCGTTCGAACTGGCCACTGGAGACTACTTGTTTGAGCCCCATTCTGGAGAGGATTATTCCCGGGATGAAG ACCACATAGCTCACATCATCGAGCTGCTGGGCTGCATCCCACGACACTTTGCACTCTCTGGAAAGTACTCCCGGGAGTTCTTCAACCGCAGAG gtgaaCTGAGGCACATCACCAAGCTCAAGCCCTGGTCCTTGTTCGACGTGCTGGTGGAGAAATACGGGTGGACCCATGAGGACGCCGGCCACTTTACCCATTTCCTCCTACCCATGTTGGAGATGGTGCCCGAGAAGAGGGCGTCAGCTAGCGAGTGCCTCATGCACCCCTGGCTAAATTCGTAG
- the LOC108935899 gene encoding SRSF protein kinase 2-like isoform X2, whose amino-acid sequence MSSRKVMAIQARKRRPKGKKDRTTQHRRPDTQPKVPAAAPPPPPPPEPAAPPEPEEEILGSDDEEQEDPADYCKGGYHPVKIGDLFNGRYHVIRKLGWGHFSTVWLCWDIQGRRFVALKVVKSAQHYTETALDEIKLLRCVRESDPSDRNKDMVVQLIDDFKISGVNGTHVCMVFEVLGHHLLKWIIKSNYQGLPLPCVKSIIRQVLQGLDYLHSKCKIIHTDIKPENILMCVDDAFVRRMAVEATEWQRAGAPPPSGSAVSTAPQLKPVGKISKNKKKKLKKKQRRQAELLERRLLEIEALEREAERLRGGPCIATADSDEEDEDQDAEDEEAEEEGEEPIRRHTPLTNHTCAATEHQQQEEDPPSPSELGDEDTADGENLSVPTSGAGAEEEATGDEELGEDKQEEDTKKSPEAAELFLEKENPKKEDIKEEEEEEEEEEEDIEKNHREEEEDNDDDDDDDDDEEDGEEGGEDSLNPKANGHIVMGAEDLQVSGDAVCPLVESELSITDRDASVSSSYELLNGDVPGMTNGARHRGTAPRYPELPLDPLPSGQPPQQSPPADRSRTVSSSSTGDAPKGKARAVDLLVNPLDPCNADILRVKIADLGNACWVHKHFTEDIQTRQYRSIEVLIGAGYSTPADIWSTACMAFELATGDYLFEPHSGEDYSRDEDHIAHIIELLGCIPRHFALSGKYSREFFNRRGELRHITKLKPWSLFDVLVEKYGWTHEDAGHFTHFLLPMLEMVPEKRASASECLMHPWLNS is encoded by the exons GCCCGACACCCAGCCAAAGGTCCCGGCGGcggcccctcccccaccaccccccccagagCCCGCTGCCCCCCCAGAACCAGAGGAGGAGATTCTGGGCTCTGATGATGAAGAGCAGGAGGATCCTGCTGACTACTGCAAAG GGGGTTACCACCCGGTTAAGATCGGGGACCTGTTCAACGGGCGCTACCATGTGATCCGCAAGCTGGGCTGGGGCCACTTCTCTACCGTGTGGCTCTGCTGGGACATCCA gGGGAGGCGTTTTGTGGCCTTGAAGGTGGTGAAGAGCGCTCAGCACTACACAGAGACGGCGCTGGACGAGATCAAGCTCTTGCGATGT GTACGGGAGAGTGACCCTAGTGACCGCAACAAGGACATGGTGGTCCAACTAATAGACGATTTCAAGATCTCAGGAGTTAATGGGACCC ATGTGTGCATGGTGTTTGAGGTTCTGGGCCACCACCTGCTCAAGTGGATTATCAAGTCCAACTACCAGGGCCTGCCGCTGCCGTGTGTGAAAAGTATTATCCGACAG GTCCTGCAGGGCCTGGACTACCTACACAGCAAGTGTAAGATCATCCACACAGACATCAAGCCGGAGAACATCCTTATGTGCGTGGATGATGCCTTTGTTCGGAGGATGGCTGTGGAAGCCACGGAGTGGCAAAGGGCTGGGGCACCTCCCCCATCTGGGTCTGCAG TGAGCACAGCTCCTCAGCTGAAGCCG GTTGGGAAAATCTCcaagaacaaaaagaagaagctgaagaagaaacagAGGCGGCAGGCGGAGCTGCTAGAGCGGCGTCTGCTGGAGATCGAAGCCCTGGAACGTGAAGCTGAGCGCCTGAGGGGGGGCCCATGCATCGCTACCGCTGACAgtgatgaggaggatgaggaccaggATGCTGAGGAtgaagaggcagaggaggaaggagaggaaccAATACGGAGGCATACACCACTCACCAACCACACCT GTGCGGCTACAGAGCACCAACAGCAAGAGGAGGACCCCCCCAGCCCATCGGAGCTGGGGGATGAAGACACAGCAGATGGGGAGAACCTTTCTGTGCCTACCAGTGGAGCTGGAGCAGAGGAAGAAGCAACAGGCGATGAAGAGTTAGGTGAAGACAAACAGGAGGAAGACACAAAGAAGAGTCCAGAAGCCGCTGAGCTGTTTCTGGAGAAAGAAAACCCAAAAAAGGAGGATataaaggaagaggaggaggaggaggaggaggaggaggaggatatagaaaaaaaccacagggaggaagaagaggacaatgatgacgatgatgacgatgatgatgacgagGAAGATGGTGAGGAAGGTGGGGAAGACTCCTTGAACCCAAAAGCAAATGGGCACATAGTGATGGGAGCAGAGGACCTGCAGGTGAGCGGAGATGCAGTCTGCCCCCTGGTGGAGTCAGAGCTCAGCATCACTGACCGAGACGCCTCCGTCAGTTCCTCTTATGAGCTCTTGAACGGCGATGTCCCAGGAATGACCAACGGAGCGCGGCACAGAGGAACTGCCCCTCGATACCCCGAGCTGCCCCTGGACCCTCTGCCAAGTGGGCAACCCCCTCAGCAGAGCCCTCCCGCAGACCGCAGCCGCACTGTGTCCTCATCCAGCACTGGAGATGCCCCCAAAG GGAAGGCCCGAGCAGTGGACCTGCTGGTGAACCCCCTGGACCCCTGCAATGCCGACATCCTGAGGGTGAAGATTGCGGATTTGGGCAACGCCTGCTGGGTG cacaagcacTTCACAGAGGACATCCAGACTCGGCAGTACCGCTCCATCGAGGTGCTCATCGGGGCAGGCTACAGCACCCCGGCCGACATCTGGAGCACTGCCTGCATG GCGTTCGAACTGGCCACTGGAGACTACTTGTTTGAGCCCCATTCTGGAGAGGATTATTCCCGGGATGAAG ACCACATAGCTCACATCATCGAGCTGCTGGGCTGCATCCCACGACACTTTGCACTCTCTGGAAAGTACTCCCGGGAGTTCTTCAACCGCAGAG gtgaaCTGAGGCACATCACCAAGCTCAAGCCCTGGTCCTTGTTCGACGTGCTGGTGGAGAAATACGGGTGGACCCATGAGGACGCCGGCCACTTTACCCATTTCCTCCTACCCATGTTGGAGATGGTGCCCGAGAAGAGGGCGTCAGCTAGCGAGTGCCTCATGCACCCCTGGCTAAATTCGTAG
- the LOC108935899 gene encoding SRSF protein kinase 2-like isoform X1, protein MSSRKVMAIQARKRRPKGKKDRTTQHRRPDTQPKVPAAAPPPPPPPEPAAPPEPEEEILGSDDEEQEDPADYCKGGYHPVKIGDLFNGRYHVIRKLGWGHFSTVWLCWDIQGRRFVALKVVKSAQHYTETALDEIKLLRCVRESDPSDRNKDMVVQLIDDFKISGVNGTHVCMVFEVLGHHLLKWIIKSNYQGLPLPCVKSIIRQVLQGLDYLHSKCKIIHTDIKPENILMCVDDAFVRRMAVEATEWQRAGAPPPSGSAVSTAPQLKPVSNGDTVAKVPVSQILKVGKISKNKKKKLKKKQRRQAELLERRLLEIEALEREAERLRGGPCIATADSDEEDEDQDAEDEEAEEEGEEPIRRHTPLTNHTCAATEHQQQEEDPPSPSELGDEDTADGENLSVPTSGAGAEEEATGDEELGEDKQEEDTKKSPEAAELFLEKENPKKEDIKEEEEEEEEEEEDIEKNHREEEEDNDDDDDDDDDEEDGEEGGEDSLNPKANGHIVMGAEDLQVSGDAVCPLVESELSITDRDASVSSSYELLNGDVPGMTNGARHRGTAPRYPELPLDPLPSGQPPQQSPPADRSRTVSSSSTGDAPKGKARAVDLLVNPLDPCNADILRVKIADLGNACWVHKHFTEDIQTRQYRSIEVLIGAGYSTPADIWSTACMAFELATGDYLFEPHSGEDYSRDEDHIAHIIELLGCIPRHFALSGKYSREFFNRRGELRHITKLKPWSLFDVLVEKYGWTHEDAGHFTHFLLPMLEMVPEKRASASECLMHPWLNS, encoded by the exons GCCCGACACCCAGCCAAAGGTCCCGGCGGcggcccctcccccaccaccccccccagagCCCGCTGCCCCCCCAGAACCAGAGGAGGAGATTCTGGGCTCTGATGATGAAGAGCAGGAGGATCCTGCTGACTACTGCAAAG GGGGTTACCACCCGGTTAAGATCGGGGACCTGTTCAACGGGCGCTACCATGTGATCCGCAAGCTGGGCTGGGGCCACTTCTCTACCGTGTGGCTCTGCTGGGACATCCA gGGGAGGCGTTTTGTGGCCTTGAAGGTGGTGAAGAGCGCTCAGCACTACACAGAGACGGCGCTGGACGAGATCAAGCTCTTGCGATGT GTACGGGAGAGTGACCCTAGTGACCGCAACAAGGACATGGTGGTCCAACTAATAGACGATTTCAAGATCTCAGGAGTTAATGGGACCC ATGTGTGCATGGTGTTTGAGGTTCTGGGCCACCACCTGCTCAAGTGGATTATCAAGTCCAACTACCAGGGCCTGCCGCTGCCGTGTGTGAAAAGTATTATCCGACAG GTCCTGCAGGGCCTGGACTACCTACACAGCAAGTGTAAGATCATCCACACAGACATCAAGCCGGAGAACATCCTTATGTGCGTGGATGATGCCTTTGTTCGGAGGATGGCTGTGGAAGCCACGGAGTGGCAAAGGGCTGGGGCACCTCCCCCATCTGGGTCTGCAG TGAGCACAGCTCCTCAGCTGAAGCCGGTGAGTAATGGAGATACCGTGGCAAAAGTTCCCGTGTCACAGATACTCAAG GTTGGGAAAATCTCcaagaacaaaaagaagaagctgaagaagaaacagAGGCGGCAGGCGGAGCTGCTAGAGCGGCGTCTGCTGGAGATCGAAGCCCTGGAACGTGAAGCTGAGCGCCTGAGGGGGGGCCCATGCATCGCTACCGCTGACAgtgatgaggaggatgaggaccaggATGCTGAGGAtgaagaggcagaggaggaaggagaggaaccAATACGGAGGCATACACCACTCACCAACCACACCT GTGCGGCTACAGAGCACCAACAGCAAGAGGAGGACCCCCCCAGCCCATCGGAGCTGGGGGATGAAGACACAGCAGATGGGGAGAACCTTTCTGTGCCTACCAGTGGAGCTGGAGCAGAGGAAGAAGCAACAGGCGATGAAGAGTTAGGTGAAGACAAACAGGAGGAAGACACAAAGAAGAGTCCAGAAGCCGCTGAGCTGTTTCTGGAGAAAGAAAACCCAAAAAAGGAGGATataaaggaagaggaggaggaggaggaggaggaggaggaggatatagaaaaaaaccacagggaggaagaagaggacaatgatgacgatgatgacgatgatgatgacgagGAAGATGGTGAGGAAGGTGGGGAAGACTCCTTGAACCCAAAAGCAAATGGGCACATAGTGATGGGAGCAGAGGACCTGCAGGTGAGCGGAGATGCAGTCTGCCCCCTGGTGGAGTCAGAGCTCAGCATCACTGACCGAGACGCCTCCGTCAGTTCCTCTTATGAGCTCTTGAACGGCGATGTCCCAGGAATGACCAACGGAGCGCGGCACAGAGGAACTGCCCCTCGATACCCCGAGCTGCCCCTGGACCCTCTGCCAAGTGGGCAACCCCCTCAGCAGAGCCCTCCCGCAGACCGCAGCCGCACTGTGTCCTCATCCAGCACTGGAGATGCCCCCAAAG GGAAGGCCCGAGCAGTGGACCTGCTGGTGAACCCCCTGGACCCCTGCAATGCCGACATCCTGAGGGTGAAGATTGCGGATTTGGGCAACGCCTGCTGGGTG cacaagcacTTCACAGAGGACATCCAGACTCGGCAGTACCGCTCCATCGAGGTGCTCATCGGGGCAGGCTACAGCACCCCGGCCGACATCTGGAGCACTGCCTGCATG GCGTTCGAACTGGCCACTGGAGACTACTTGTTTGAGCCCCATTCTGGAGAGGATTATTCCCGGGATGAAG ACCACATAGCTCACATCATCGAGCTGCTGGGCTGCATCCCACGACACTTTGCACTCTCTGGAAAGTACTCCCGGGAGTTCTTCAACCGCAGAG gtgaaCTGAGGCACATCACCAAGCTCAAGCCCTGGTCCTTGTTCGACGTGCTGGTGGAGAAATACGGGTGGACCCATGAGGACGCCGGCCACTTTACCCATTTCCTCCTACCCATGTTGGAGATGGTGCCCGAGAAGAGGGCGTCAGCTAGCGAGTGCCTCATGCACCCCTGGCTAAATTCGTAG
- the LOC108935899 gene encoding SRSF protein kinase 2-like isoform X3, translating into MSVNSEKSSSTERPDTQPKVPAAAPPPPPPPEPAAPPEPEEEILGSDDEEQEDPADYCKGGYHPVKIGDLFNGRYHVIRKLGWGHFSTVWLCWDIQGRRFVALKVVKSAQHYTETALDEIKLLRCVRESDPSDRNKDMVVQLIDDFKISGVNGTHVCMVFEVLGHHLLKWIIKSNYQGLPLPCVKSIIRQVLQGLDYLHSKCKIIHTDIKPENILMCVDDAFVRRMAVEATEWQRAGAPPPSGSAVSTAPQLKPVSNGDTVAKVPVSQILKVGKISKNKKKKLKKKQRRQAELLERRLLEIEALEREAERLRGGPCIATADSDEEDEDQDAEDEEAEEEGEEPIRRHTPLTNHTCAATEHQQQEEDPPSPSELGDEDTADGENLSVPTSGAGAEEEATGDEELGEDKQEEDTKKSPEAAELFLEKENPKKEDIKEEEEEEEEEEEDIEKNHREEEEDNDDDDDDDDDEEDGEEGGEDSLNPKANGHIVMGAEDLQVSGDAVCPLVESELSITDRDASVSSSYELLNGDVPGMTNGARHRGTAPRYPELPLDPLPSGQPPQQSPPADRSRTVSSSSTGDAPKGKARAVDLLVNPLDPCNADILRVKIADLGNACWVHKHFTEDIQTRQYRSIEVLIGAGYSTPADIWSTACMAFELATGDYLFEPHSGEDYSRDEDHIAHIIELLGCIPRHFALSGKYSREFFNRRGELRHITKLKPWSLFDVLVEKYGWTHEDAGHFTHFLLPMLEMVPEKRASASECLMHPWLNS; encoded by the exons GCCCGACACCCAGCCAAAGGTCCCGGCGGcggcccctcccccaccaccccccccagagCCCGCTGCCCCCCCAGAACCAGAGGAGGAGATTCTGGGCTCTGATGATGAAGAGCAGGAGGATCCTGCTGACTACTGCAAAG GGGGTTACCACCCGGTTAAGATCGGGGACCTGTTCAACGGGCGCTACCATGTGATCCGCAAGCTGGGCTGGGGCCACTTCTCTACCGTGTGGCTCTGCTGGGACATCCA gGGGAGGCGTTTTGTGGCCTTGAAGGTGGTGAAGAGCGCTCAGCACTACACAGAGACGGCGCTGGACGAGATCAAGCTCTTGCGATGT GTACGGGAGAGTGACCCTAGTGACCGCAACAAGGACATGGTGGTCCAACTAATAGACGATTTCAAGATCTCAGGAGTTAATGGGACCC ATGTGTGCATGGTGTTTGAGGTTCTGGGCCACCACCTGCTCAAGTGGATTATCAAGTCCAACTACCAGGGCCTGCCGCTGCCGTGTGTGAAAAGTATTATCCGACAG GTCCTGCAGGGCCTGGACTACCTACACAGCAAGTGTAAGATCATCCACACAGACATCAAGCCGGAGAACATCCTTATGTGCGTGGATGATGCCTTTGTTCGGAGGATGGCTGTGGAAGCCACGGAGTGGCAAAGGGCTGGGGCACCTCCCCCATCTGGGTCTGCAG TGAGCACAGCTCCTCAGCTGAAGCCGGTGAGTAATGGAGATACCGTGGCAAAAGTTCCCGTGTCACAGATACTCAAG GTTGGGAAAATCTCcaagaacaaaaagaagaagctgaagaagaaacagAGGCGGCAGGCGGAGCTGCTAGAGCGGCGTCTGCTGGAGATCGAAGCCCTGGAACGTGAAGCTGAGCGCCTGAGGGGGGGCCCATGCATCGCTACCGCTGACAgtgatgaggaggatgaggaccaggATGCTGAGGAtgaagaggcagaggaggaaggagaggaaccAATACGGAGGCATACACCACTCACCAACCACACCT GTGCGGCTACAGAGCACCAACAGCAAGAGGAGGACCCCCCCAGCCCATCGGAGCTGGGGGATGAAGACACAGCAGATGGGGAGAACCTTTCTGTGCCTACCAGTGGAGCTGGAGCAGAGGAAGAAGCAACAGGCGATGAAGAGTTAGGTGAAGACAAACAGGAGGAAGACACAAAGAAGAGTCCAGAAGCCGCTGAGCTGTTTCTGGAGAAAGAAAACCCAAAAAAGGAGGATataaaggaagaggaggaggaggaggaggaggaggaggaggatatagaaaaaaaccacagggaggaagaagaggacaatgatgacgatgatgacgatgatgatgacgagGAAGATGGTGAGGAAGGTGGGGAAGACTCCTTGAACCCAAAAGCAAATGGGCACATAGTGATGGGAGCAGAGGACCTGCAGGTGAGCGGAGATGCAGTCTGCCCCCTGGTGGAGTCAGAGCTCAGCATCACTGACCGAGACGCCTCCGTCAGTTCCTCTTATGAGCTCTTGAACGGCGATGTCCCAGGAATGACCAACGGAGCGCGGCACAGAGGAACTGCCCCTCGATACCCCGAGCTGCCCCTGGACCCTCTGCCAAGTGGGCAACCCCCTCAGCAGAGCCCTCCCGCAGACCGCAGCCGCACTGTGTCCTCATCCAGCACTGGAGATGCCCCCAAAG GGAAGGCCCGAGCAGTGGACCTGCTGGTGAACCCCCTGGACCCCTGCAATGCCGACATCCTGAGGGTGAAGATTGCGGATTTGGGCAACGCCTGCTGGGTG cacaagcacTTCACAGAGGACATCCAGACTCGGCAGTACCGCTCCATCGAGGTGCTCATCGGGGCAGGCTACAGCACCCCGGCCGACATCTGGAGCACTGCCTGCATG GCGTTCGAACTGGCCACTGGAGACTACTTGTTTGAGCCCCATTCTGGAGAGGATTATTCCCGGGATGAAG ACCACATAGCTCACATCATCGAGCTGCTGGGCTGCATCCCACGACACTTTGCACTCTCTGGAAAGTACTCCCGGGAGTTCTTCAACCGCAGAG gtgaaCTGAGGCACATCACCAAGCTCAAGCCCTGGTCCTTGTTCGACGTGCTGGTGGAGAAATACGGGTGGACCCATGAGGACGCCGGCCACTTTACCCATTTCCTCCTACCCATGTTGGAGATGGTGCCCGAGAAGAGGGCGTCAGCTAGCGAGTGCCTCATGCACCCCTGGCTAAATTCGTAG
- the adck2 gene encoding uncharacterized aarF domain-containing protein kinase 2, whose product MSMAAFTARICLLNIRCLLQRAKPSSSASVWRKSAHTVLVQVPVVGLLCWSSRGGHFATCQEAPLTRHGQERRSLAKIQVHRVVFAARIAFRALVLVLKFGPLFLLYPLCLLSRQLRCRWLDALLWVTETSGPTFIKLGQWASTRRDIFSPEFCDRFSRLHVQVRPHPWAHTKQTLRRAFGDGWKRLFLFPSREPVGSGCVAQVYRAVARVDRVEDLAFRQRLGELDRQDLLEAWEIPGLGGVLEFMWGRGQAGGDVDVSREEGAEGPQETQEPSQPPGSEHLIPVAIKVLHPGIKWQVKVDLLLMRLASQLLTWLPGLKWLSLPEIVDEFEKLMTRQIDLRYEAQNFERFLVNFQNVDFVKFPTPLRPFVTRDILVETYEESEPISRFLSKDIPEEVKQRIARMGVDTLLKMVFVDNFVHGDLHPGNILVQGGFSDPSLGTATLTDMCDTVVVSMRPSVSPARLVLLDAGIVARLSEDDLRNFRAVFMAVVLQQGERVAELILKHARASECGNVAGFKKDMAQLVNEALSNPVSLGKVQVGDLLSRVFKLLITHKVKLESNFASIVFAIMVLEGLGRSLDPNLDILEIAKPLLLKNSASLL is encoded by the exons ATGAGTATGGCTGCTTTTACAGCACGGATTTGTCTATTAAACATCAGGTGTTTATTGCAGCGAGCGAAGCCCTCGTCTTCGGCATCGGTGTGGCGGAAGTCGGCGCATACCGTTCTTGTTCAGGTGCCCGTGGTGGGGCTGTTGTGCTGGAGCTCCAGGGGAGGCCATTTCGCCACTTGTCAGGAGGCCCCACTCACACGGCATGGACAGGAGAGGAGGTCTCTGGCAAAGATTCAGGTCCATCGGGTGGTATTTGCCGCGCGCATCGCCTTCCGTGCCCTGGTGCTGGTGCTCAAGTTCGGGCCCCTCTTTCTGCTGTACCCGCTGTGCTTGCTGTCTCGGCAGCTGCGCTGTCGCTGGCTTGACGCCTTGCTGTGGGTGACCGAGACCTCGGGACCCACCTTCATAAAACTGGGCCAGTGGGCCAGCACCCGCCGCGACATCTTCTCCCCTGAGTTCTGCGACCGCTTCTCCCGGCTGCACGTGCAGGTGCGGCCGCACCCATGGGCACACACTAAGCAGACGCTGCGCAGGGCTTTCGGGGATGGCTGGAAGCGCCTGTTCCTTTTCCCGAGCCGGGAGCCCGTGGGCTCAGGCTGCGTGGCACAGGTCTACAGGGCCGTGGCCAGAGTGGACCGCGTGGAGGACCTTGCCTTCCGCCAGCGGCTGGGCGAGCTGGACAGGCAGGACCTCCTGGAGGCCTGGGAGATTCCTGGACTTGGTGGAGTCCTGGAGTTCATGTGGGGCCGGGGACAGGCAGGGGGTGATGTGGATGTGTCCCGAGAAGAGGGGGCTGAAGGTCCACAGGAAACGCAGGAGCCGTCCCAGCCACCAGGGTCGGAGCACCTCATACCTGTTGCCATTAAG GTGCTCCACCCGGGGATCAAGTGGCAGGTAAAGGTGGACCTGCTCCTCATGCGGTTGGCCAGCCAGCTGCTCACCTGGCTGCCGGGCCTGAAGTGGCTCAGTTTACCAGAAATCGTGGACGAGTTTGAGAAGCTCATGACCAGACAG ATAGACCTCCGGTACGAGGCCCAGAACTTTGAAAGGTTCCTggttaattttcaaaatgtggATTTTGTGAAGTTTCCAACTCCACTTCGACCGTTTGTCACAAGGGATATTTTGGTGGAAACATATGAG GAGAGTGAGCCCATTTCCAGGTTCCTCAGTAAAGACATTCCGGAAGAAGTGAAGCAGAGGATCGCGCGGATGGGTGTGGACACACTCCTGAAAATG GTTTTTGTGGATAATTTTGTCCACGGGGACCTGCACCCAGGGAACATCCTGGTGCAGGGGGGTTTCAGTGACCCCTCCCTGGGCACGGCCACACTGACTGACATGTGCGACACGGTGGTGGTGAGCATGAGACCCAGCGTTTCACCCGCGCGCCTGGTCCTGCTGGACGCTGGGATCGTGGCACGGCTCAGCGAAGACGACCTGCGTAACTTCCGGGCTGTGTTCATGGctgtggtgctgcagcag GGCGAGAGGGTGGCGGAGCTGATTCTCAAGCATGCCCGGGCAAGCGAGTGCGGCAACGTGGCCGGGTTCAAGAAGGACATGGCGCAGCTGGTGAACGAGGCCCTCAGCAACCCTGTGTCCCTGGGAAAG GTGCAGGTCGGCGATCTGCTTTCAAGAGTCTTTAAGCTGCTGATCACTCACAAG GTGAAGCTGGAGAGCAACTTTGCATCCATCGTGTTTGCCATCATGGTGCTGGAGGGTCTCGGGAGGTCCCTGGACCCCAACCTCGACATCCTGGAGATCGCCAAACCGCTGCTCCTGAAAAACTCTGCTTCCCTACTCTGA